In Balaenoptera acutorostrata chromosome 12, mBalAcu1.1, whole genome shotgun sequence, a single window of DNA contains:
- the SOWAHC gene encoding ankyrin repeat domain-containing protein SOWAHC, whose translation MPRARSGPVTGVPRPFRERPVSAGERMEHTRDTRRKTRGKAAAAFLTAGAGLEHRLRPERAPEVGGVGACPLAGAVIADRSRSGSGWSQGVFSGESTDCGLRGDRKGAVRRGAGPAGAVRRPVRRPEVGVSVRRGRVRGCGRGAVGASQAAAAREEPEEGLAASVRSRPGARPRMEGPVECGARDQAELEQPVGGALGGTPEQRARCRLREPGHSAADPANPADPADPADPSDPADGAPSAPPGRRPRGGAAEEGARPEVPGDAPRPGRPAPREAAGGSPQLRRGPGGADGAAAEEEGAGALTLDPLEHAWMLSAADGRWDSLEGLLACEPGLLAKRDFITGFTCLHWAAKHGRQELLALLVRFAGQHRLPVNINARTSGGYTALHLAAMHGHVEVVKLLVGAYDADVDVRDYSGKKPSQYLSPSTAEEIRTLVGALDEDEAESAAGSGGGRWRLSRVLPSTLISGRLSHALEDGGDHHHHHHHHHLAEGLAAGKAKEPGRKASGSSSGRMKPRLNKIRFRTQIIHTTPSFRDPEQPLEEGEDEEEDRSFKGHSSSFKLRPKSNVFG comes from the coding sequence ATGCCGCGCGCGCGAAGCGGGCCTGTCACAGGAGTGCCCAGACCTTTTAGAGAACGACCAGTTAGTGCCGGGGAGAGAATGGAGCACACTCGGGACACGAGGAGAAAGACGCGCGGAAAAGCGGCCGCGGCTTTTCTGACAGCCGGGGCGGGGCTGGAGCACAGATTGCGGCCTGAGCGGGCGCCGGAAGTGGGCGGGGTCGGGGCGTGTCCCCTGGCAGGAGCGGTCATTGCGGACCGCTCACGGTCCGGAAGTGGGTGGAGCCAGGGCGTGTTCTCCGGGGAGAGCACTGATTGCGGCCTGCGCGGGGACCGAAAGGGGGCGGTGCGGAGAGGAGCGGGGCCAGCGGGAGCGGTGAGGCGGCCAGTGCGAAGGCCGGAAGTGGGCGTGTCCGTCCGGCGGGGGCGTGTCCGCGGGTGCGGCCGGGGGGCGGTGGGGGCTAGTCAGGCCGCTGCAGCGCGCGAGGAGCCTGAGGAGGGGCTGGCCGCGTCGGTCCGGAGCCGGCCAGGTGCGCGGCCGCGCATGGAGGGTCCAGTGGAGTGCGGGGCCCGGGACCAGGCCGAGCTGGAGCAGCCCGTCGGGGGCGCCCTGGGCGGTACGCCCGAGCAGCGCGCCCGCTGCCGCCTCAGGGAGCCGGGGCACTCGGCGGCAGACCCCGCCAACCCCGCCGACCCCGCCGACCCCGCCGACCCCTCCGACCCCGCGGACGGCGCCCCGAGCGCGCCCCCGGGGAGGCGGCCCCGCGGCGGCGCCGCGGAAGAGGGCGCGCGGCCCGAGGTGCCTGGCGATGCGCCGCGGCCCGGCCGCCCCGCGCCCCGGGAGGCGGCGGGGGGCTCCCCGCAGCTGCGGCGCGGCCCCGGGGGCGCGGACGGCGCGGCGGCAGAGGAGGAGGGCGCGGGCGCGCTGACGCTGGACCCGCTGGAGCACGCGTGGATGCTGTCGGCCGCCGACGGCCGCTGGGACAGCCTAGAGGGGCTGCTGGCCTGCGAGCCCGGCCTGCTGGCCAAGCGCGACTTCATCACCGGCTTCACCTGCCTGCACTGGGCGGCCAAGCACGGCCGGCAGGAGCTGCTGGCACTGCTGGTGCGCTTCGCGGGCCAGCACCGGCTGCCGGTGAACATCAACGCGCGCACAAGCGGCGGCTACACCGCGCTGCACCTGGCGGCCATGCACGGGCACGTGGAGGTGGTGAAGCTGCTGGTCGGGGCCTACGACGCGGACGTGGACGTGCGCGACTACAGCGGCAAGAAGCCCTCGCAGTACCTGAGCCCGAGCACCGCCGAGGAGATCCGGACCCTGGTGGGCGCCCTGGACGAGGACGAAGCCGAGAGCGCGGCGGGTAGCGGGGGAGGGCGCTGGAGACTCTCGAGGGTGCTGCCCTCGACCCTCATCTCCGGCAGGCTCTCGCACGCTCTGGAGGACGGCGgggaccaccaccaccatcaccatcaccatcacctggCCGAGGGATTGGCTGCGGGCAAAGCGAAGGAGCCGGGTCGCAAAGCCTCGGGCAGCTCTAGTGGGCGGATGAAACCCAGACTCAACAAAATCCGCTTCCGAACCCAGATCATCCACACCACACCCTCTTTCAGAGACCCGGAGCAGcccctggaggagggggaggacgaAGAGGAGGACCGGTCTTTTAAAGGCCACTCATCCTCATTCAAATTGAGACCCAAGTCCAATGTATTCGggtaa